In Phyllopteryx taeniolatus isolate TA_2022b chromosome 1, UOR_Ptae_1.2, whole genome shotgun sequence, the following proteins share a genomic window:
- the wu:fa11c10 gene encoding protein FAM110A isoform X1, translating to MLVTPQLTWRLRRGREGMTASRSANMPVETLRPSQGRLAGAPFTSAMPFRILTKGPDYFRRQAEPGTRKLSAVERLEADKAKYVKSQQVALTRQAPVKPPIIRKPLVPPAMILQCHMGAPPARKSLRCPTNVDSGGVRDGPGGRRGPRLNLDILNNLINDVCDGPLPSSQSSSSTSPSSSSPSSGAKSIGSSLSAEREKSNRLLNNLKPRCTTASSSISSCTSSPLNPSHRPPPVPARAPRICVPSAYVSPNTVTVRRVDVRPHAEIRKPHRPQLRPRQTAQGQVANAQVPPPPPPAPHNPPQPQSNTTTRTTPSPPSYLPPSPMLVRAGMIPPASPAFTRLSNASSKGSARKHPSLHRSKSDLSDRYSRATADLERFFNYCGLDPDEVEGMGGVERFTRANSDIVSISKLRSVSTPSSECGDEAERGREEYDDEDGPARGNERIPYGISVIERNARVIKWLYGIRQARDANGAVSNV from the coding sequence CTCCGCCAATATGCCAGTGGAGACCCTGCGGCCCTCACAGGGTCGCCTGGCCGGGGCTCCCTTCACCTCCGCCATGCCCTTCAGGATCCTCACCAAAGGGCCCGACTACTTTCGCCGTCAGGCTGAGCCGGGTACCCGCAAGCTGAGCGCCGTGGAGCGTCTGGAGGCGGACAAGGCCAAGTATGTCAAGAGTCAGCAGGTGGCGCTGACGCGGCAGGCTCCGGTCAAGCCGCCAATCATCCGCAAACCTCTCGTGCCCCCGGCCATGATTCTGCAGTGCCACATGGGCGCTCCCCCAGCCCGAAAAAGTCTGCGGTGCCCCACTAACGTGGACAGCGGTGGCGTGAGGGACGGACCGGGAGGGAGACGAGGACCCCGTCTCAATTTGGATATTTTGAACAACCTTATCAACGATGTATGCGACGGCCCACTGCCCTCCTCCCAGTCGTCGTCGTCCACCTCGCCGTCATCGTCATCTCCTTCCTCGGGAGCTAAAAGCATCGGCAGCAGCTTGTCAGCAGAGCGTGAGAAGAGCAACAGACTCCTCAACAACCTCAAACCACGGTGCACCACCGCCTCCTCATCCATCTCGTCATGCACGTCCTCCCCACTCAACCCCAGCCATCGTCCCCCCCCTGTCCCAGCACGGGCGCCCCGCATCTGCGTCCCGTCAGCCTACGTCTCTCCAAATACCGTCACGGTACGCAGGGTGGATGTTCGACCCCACGCAGAAATTAGGAAGCCCCATAGGCCCCAACTCAGGCCCCGACAAACTGCCCAGGGTCAAGTAGCGAACGCCCAggtccccccaccaccaccgccaGCACCCCACAACCCACCTCAGCCCCAATCCAACACCACCACACGAACCACACCCTCGCCCCCTTCTTACCTGCCGCCCAGTCCCATGCTGGTCCGTGCAGGGATGATCCCGCCCGCTTCCCCCGCCTTCACCCGTCTGTCCAACGCCAGCTCCAAGGGTTCTGCCCGTAAGCACCCGTCATTGCACCGCTCCAAGTCAGACCTGAGCGACCGCTATTCCCGGGCCACGGCCGACCTGGAGCGCTTCTTCAACTACTGCGGGCTGGATCCCGACGAGGTGGAGGGCATGGGCGGAGTGGAGCGCTTCACCAGGGCCAACTCGGACATCGTGTCCATCTCCAAGCTCCGCAGCGTCAGCACGCCCAGCTCGGAGTGCGGGGACGAAGCCGAGAGAGGCCGGGAGGAGTATGATGACGAGGACGGGCCCGCCCGAGGCAACGAGCGCATCCCCTACGGCATCTCCGTCATCGAGAGGAACGCCAGAGTCATCAAGTGGCTCTACGGCATCCGACAGGCAAGAGATGCTAACGGCGCCGTTTCGAACGTATAG
- the wu:fa11c10 gene encoding protein FAM110A isoform X2 produces MPVETLRPSQGRLAGAPFTSAMPFRILTKGPDYFRRQAEPGTRKLSAVERLEADKAKYVKSQQVALTRQAPVKPPIIRKPLVPPAMILQCHMGAPPARKSLRCPTNVDSGGVRDGPGGRRGPRLNLDILNNLINDVCDGPLPSSQSSSSTSPSSSSPSSGAKSIGSSLSAEREKSNRLLNNLKPRCTTASSSISSCTSSPLNPSHRPPPVPARAPRICVPSAYVSPNTVTVRRVDVRPHAEIRKPHRPQLRPRQTAQGQVANAQVPPPPPPAPHNPPQPQSNTTTRTTPSPPSYLPPSPMLVRAGMIPPASPAFTRLSNASSKGSARKHPSLHRSKSDLSDRYSRATADLERFFNYCGLDPDEVEGMGGVERFTRANSDIVSISKLRSVSTPSSECGDEAERGREEYDDEDGPARGNERIPYGISVIERNARVIKWLYGIRQARDANGAVSNV; encoded by the coding sequence ATGCCAGTGGAGACCCTGCGGCCCTCACAGGGTCGCCTGGCCGGGGCTCCCTTCACCTCCGCCATGCCCTTCAGGATCCTCACCAAAGGGCCCGACTACTTTCGCCGTCAGGCTGAGCCGGGTACCCGCAAGCTGAGCGCCGTGGAGCGTCTGGAGGCGGACAAGGCCAAGTATGTCAAGAGTCAGCAGGTGGCGCTGACGCGGCAGGCTCCGGTCAAGCCGCCAATCATCCGCAAACCTCTCGTGCCCCCGGCCATGATTCTGCAGTGCCACATGGGCGCTCCCCCAGCCCGAAAAAGTCTGCGGTGCCCCACTAACGTGGACAGCGGTGGCGTGAGGGACGGACCGGGAGGGAGACGAGGACCCCGTCTCAATTTGGATATTTTGAACAACCTTATCAACGATGTATGCGACGGCCCACTGCCCTCCTCCCAGTCGTCGTCGTCCACCTCGCCGTCATCGTCATCTCCTTCCTCGGGAGCTAAAAGCATCGGCAGCAGCTTGTCAGCAGAGCGTGAGAAGAGCAACAGACTCCTCAACAACCTCAAACCACGGTGCACCACCGCCTCCTCATCCATCTCGTCATGCACGTCCTCCCCACTCAACCCCAGCCATCGTCCCCCCCCTGTCCCAGCACGGGCGCCCCGCATCTGCGTCCCGTCAGCCTACGTCTCTCCAAATACCGTCACGGTACGCAGGGTGGATGTTCGACCCCACGCAGAAATTAGGAAGCCCCATAGGCCCCAACTCAGGCCCCGACAAACTGCCCAGGGTCAAGTAGCGAACGCCCAggtccccccaccaccaccgccaGCACCCCACAACCCACCTCAGCCCCAATCCAACACCACCACACGAACCACACCCTCGCCCCCTTCTTACCTGCCGCCCAGTCCCATGCTGGTCCGTGCAGGGATGATCCCGCCCGCTTCCCCCGCCTTCACCCGTCTGTCCAACGCCAGCTCCAAGGGTTCTGCCCGTAAGCACCCGTCATTGCACCGCTCCAAGTCAGACCTGAGCGACCGCTATTCCCGGGCCACGGCCGACCTGGAGCGCTTCTTCAACTACTGCGGGCTGGATCCCGACGAGGTGGAGGGCATGGGCGGAGTGGAGCGCTTCACCAGGGCCAACTCGGACATCGTGTCCATCTCCAAGCTCCGCAGCGTCAGCACGCCCAGCTCGGAGTGCGGGGACGAAGCCGAGAGAGGCCGGGAGGAGTATGATGACGAGGACGGGCCCGCCCGAGGCAACGAGCGCATCCCCTACGGCATCTCCGTCATCGAGAGGAACGCCAGAGTCATCAAGTGGCTCTACGGCATCCGACAGGCAAGAGATGCTAACGGCGCCGTTTCGAACGTATAG